The following DNA comes from Aquila chrysaetos chrysaetos chromosome 9, bAquChr1.4, whole genome shotgun sequence.
CTTGTTAACCAATACGGCCCCATCCGAGACACTCACGGAGGACCGGGGCGCTGGTGGAGCCTTAGGTGGTCTTGGCCCCGGCGAAGCTTTGCCGAGCCTCTCCCAGGGCTGCCTGGGAAGTGGCTGCAGCTTTATTTGGCTCCCCCCGCACACCCTCGCTCGCCTCCTTCTGCCTCTTCCCAGCCGGCTTCGGCGTTTCCCCGTACCCCCAGGCACTGCCGGCATTGCCAGAGCGGGGCTCCCTGCCCCACCACGCTCCCCGCACCGCGATGGTCCCCACGCCACGATGCTCCCCGCACCGCGATGATGGTCCCCGCGCCCTAAGCATCCCCCAGGGAAAATGCCTTTGCCATTAGCCATCCCATAGGAGactggaagggaagaaggagcaAGGGGACAGGGGACGGTGACCCCCAGCCCACAGCGATGCCTGAGGGGGTTTTGGGGCAGCCCCGAGGGTGTTCCGGGGGAGAAGCAGAGGTGTTTGAGGGTGAGCGCGAAGGGAACCCAGCAAAGAGGAGCGGAATACAGTCCATTTCTgttggtttatttaaaaaaagggggaaaagaagtataaaaaaataaatatttaaatagaattctatatatatatattaccaCAAATCttgttattaattattattaattattattattaataacattATTAAAAGTCAGGTCAGAGCACTCAGTGCGTGCTGGGCTTTCCACCGAGGCAATAAATAACCCTCGCAGCCCGCTCTGGTGCCAGGAGCGAGCCAGCGCCTCCTGCCACCGGCCTGGGGCCCGTCCCCGCGTCCCCGCGTCCCCGCGTCCCCGCGCCGGGGCCGCGTTCGGCCGTGCGAAGCCCAGCCCTTGGCCGCTAGTACATTCAGAGCCCTTCCGATGGGAAAAGCTCTTTTCCGAAGGGGAGGGACGGGCCCTCTTGCGTCCCGCCGTGcccgcgccggcggcggggggacgACGACGATGCTCCCCGGTGGGGGCAGCCGCCGGCGGGGACCcagccccggccgccgcggccACCCCAGTACCCTCAGTTTGGCTCCTTGTGGGGGAGCCCAGCCCCAAAAATGTGCGGGGGGAGCGTGTCCCCTTgtccctgccagctgcagcatCCCAATCCTTTTTCCCCCCGGGCAAGCGGAGGCTTTTGGACGATGCTCGAGGACGTCCGTCAGGTTGCTCTCCGTTGATGGAGGACACCAGCCACGGGGGACAGAGTCCGGCCCCGCCACCAGCCCCTCGCGGCCCCCCGCACCCCGTGGGAGCATGGGGACGGCTCATCCCGGGACCAGCCCGTGCCCCGGCAGCAACCTCGGGAATAACGCTGCCTCGTCCCGCTGGATGCcggccccagctctgctcttgccCGGGACACGCCATGCGGCAAcgttcaccccccccccccccacccgcccccaACTCAACCCCAAGGGGCAAATAAATTACCGGAGGGCTGGATGGGGCCGGCGCAGGGTCCGGGGTAATAAATAGGAAGGCGGGAGTTGAGGAGGCAGCGGTGGGGGGGACGGCCGGTgcggggggaggcagaggagccgGGGCGGGCGCTCAGGGGGGGCTGAGATGAGGTAGGAGGACGCGGGCCGCCTGGGCGATGACCTGCACGTACTTTCTGAGCACCTGGCAGCCCTGTTGCTTCTTCTTGAAGGCGCTTTTGCCCTTGGAGCTCTCCCCGTAGCTGACGTCCACCTGGAAGACGTTGTAGTTCTTGCAGAGGAGGCAGGTGAGGTTGGAGATGAGGCCCCGGGTGGTCTTGGTGGTGTTGTGCAGCCGGTCGAGGAGCTCCTTGGCCGTCGGGTTGAGCTCCTCTTGGTCGCGCGTGATGTTCCCCAGCGAGGCGTTGAGGAAGGCGAAGAGCTTGTACATGGCCACCATGACCTCCTTCCTCTCGCTCGTCCGGTTGACGCGGAAAGCGGGGAAGAAGACGCCGCTGGGGTTGCAGAGCCTGTCCGTCTCGCTGCTGAACGGCTCTCCCTGGCACttcagctgggaggagaggcgAGCGTCACCCCCCACGTCCCctattgcccccccccc
Coding sequences within:
- the LIF gene encoding leukemia inhibitory factor, with protein sequence MKFVPAGVVPFVALLLLQRRPVAGRALLVTGAGCPGHGLCRSNVQEQTRRQVALLNATAQDLFSLYLKCQGEPFSSETDRLCNPSGVFFPAFRVNRTSERKEVMVAMYKLFAFLNASLGNITRDQEELNPTAKELLDRLHNTTKTTRGLISNLTCLLCKNYNVFQVDVSYGESSKGKSAFKKKQQGCQVLRKYVQVIAQAARVLLPHLSPP